GCGGCGTAAGTTGTACAGATTACACCAACTGTAAGTGTGCAGTTGGTACGTGTACCTGCAGACCGACGAAGTCCTAGCCAGaaaatcatcatcataatcCAACGCCCATGTGTCACGCCATGTTATAATCAACCGGACATTTTATTCCCTGGGCATTTGATGCCTCAATCGTGCAAATCTCCATGTTTCATCCATGTGTGTAAAACACTATTTTTGAACAATGACCAATTACTCTTTTTTGTGTATAAATCATGTGTATGTTATCGGTAGTTCGATGTTGTAAATAATGTGATACGTTGTTGCTAATATCTAATAAATATGGTTACTATAACCATGTacatttttcttgtttttcattacattgaTATGACCTATCATATACACTGTGTGAATAAGACTGGCCATCAATAGCCCACCTGTATCTGAagattgaagaaaaaaaaatcactaaaagtTGGCTGATAATTTGTGTCTCTACTTCATGTCTGATCCTATCTGAGTTTTTAAACTAGAGGGAGATAAtgtagtaaagaactctgctgagaaagttaACAATTTAGGGCCAGGTGGTCAGTCTATGTATGAATATTCACACAAACTATATAGTAAGACAAAAAagatatgtctgtttagtgtTACAGtgggaaaaaaatagggtcgggaGAATTTTTTAGtttctttcactctaaaataatgaccGGAACCGGTGCGGCATTTTCATTTGTaaccgttttcaagtgtgacctgtGGCGCATTGCGCATGCGCGAAGCAAATATAATGGCATAGTTTAATACATGGATTGGCAATGCTCTAGCAGACGAAATTGTGTATTACAATTATGTACTACAACGTCAATATGGGAAATGTGGACATTCTAgtcaatacatgtaataataaatggtgtttacaaaatgtaagaCTTATATTTTACCTAAAAAATGTAACTGATAGCATATAAAATTTTTAATACTATAGGCCTAACACTCATGTGTAGTATTATAGAATGTgtgataatgatatattaaaacaccACATCAGGAAAGCCGTTTATGATACAAATTTGGGGATTATCACTTGAATACAAGACTCCCAACCATTTTCCTGTACTGTGACCCAAAACACAATAAACaggactcctcccgttttcaaatgtgaccctaaaCAATATTCCGACTCACTCCGTTTCAAGTATGGACCCCACAACATACAGACTCCACCCTTTTTCTTCAATTGTGAACCTCAACCACATATCTAGGACTACTATCTCGTTTTCAATGTGACctctcacaatatacagactttcacccgttttcaaatgtgccCCCAAACATTAAACAGAGGTTACACATGTACAGCCTTAGTCCGCTAAATCTGCCTATATaaatattaggaaaaaaaaataataaaaaagcctaataatataggcaggtttaatAATATGGACTAGTACAGCCAGTgcttgttggatatggaatatATTCcaagttatttttcaaaagttacatTAGAGACCGGCCTTACCGGTTGTGTTAGGAGTCATGCGACTTGTTTCTATCGCACAATGTCGCCTTTAACTGATAGAAATACGGTCAGGATAACGAAATACTagaatatgcaaataaggtaaAGGAATACATTCAGCAAAATGGTACACTCTAACATTCtattcatgattttgtaaagAATCCATATTGATATCAAAATCTTCTAATAAGGAATATAATTAGGATAAAATTTTACTCTaagttctttttaatttgatttttcacACAAAGGTATATATGCCTTGTGTTTATACAAGCGCGTATGGCTGACCTATTAATTTAAATGCGGTTGATCTCTCATTTAAATTCGATTTTCAACACAGCGCTAGCATAGCGTTTATGTTGATGCCGACTTGCCCTACAACGACACCCAATGTCGATGAAAGTGAATTGAAAAAAGTTGTAGCGACCAGAATTGACAATTTGTGGTGCAAATAATCAATGGTATTTCCCTATTTCAAGAGTTTGTTTTATAATCTACGTCATTATGGAATAACCAATACAACAACACGAATAAAATTAATCTAGGCTAATGTTTCTTTCTGTTGTaagtatttaaagatgctccaccgccgacagagcataaatgatactcatcattcgaacaataatctgagtttaattgtgtatatatatgcctaattaacaccaaaaaataatataaaataatttatttcgcctttggtacatgttcaatcagtacttcatttcatatagaatatagtgccacggatttttttcgggatgcaattaaatgtttttcaaatttttaacttgaagtaaaatgagaagcccaaacttttcagtggtggtaatggtgtaaagcaagtaacttttgtaacagaagaaaaatactaaatcgtctgctcctgtttttgatagtgaaaaaataccatttgttagcggtggagcatctttaagtaaacaCTTCCTATAAATTCCCCATTATGAATATTTAGGCGAGACAATTTCCAAGAGTTTAATGTTGAAATGTTACAACATAtcatatggttttttttttattttgttttattaatatttatttatttatctatttatttatatatatttatttatttatttttatagtcTATTTTTGTCAGGTGGACTTACTTAAATTGTTTCTAGTTTCAAAATGATCAATGTAAGGTTTAAAATtcacagtacaggtatatgtgagATAACTTTCAATTTAACTCTGGTCCTTTTAATAAAGATATGGAGTTGGGAATTGTAATGTTAACGTGAGTTATGTTCAGACGATAAATATCGTGTGTGAAAATTTATCTTAATCTCGACCTACGAGCCGTGTGCAAATTATACGTAAATATAATGAGTGAGCCGTGTGCAAAATATACGTAAATGTAATGAGTGAACCGCGTGCAAAATATACGTAAATGTTATAAGTGAGTGAGGTCGTGTGCATCACAGTATACATTATAAGTGTGATCACAACATTATAAAAAGGACTTTTAAAACCATTCAATATGTGTGATATTaacttaatttcatatttagtgTCTGGTTAATGGTTCTAACGTCTCGGATATATAACCTATGTTATCGTAcaaatagtacatgtatataaaatattgtattatataggGTGTAGATGACGTCATTGATAATGGGAACTAAAGATATGAATAGGATATCACCagaaacatgaaatatatactGCATTGAGATTTGTTTCTTATATAACACTCTTTCACATTCAACAGCCTACTTAGATGTATTTCTCATAAAATGTTAATAGATATAGGTTTACAGCAAGAGTATATGAcctccatgtacatgtatacaatgtatattgaatacatatgtgtgtatataGTGTATTATCAATTACAATGTTATAGGTAAACATACATCAGTGCAATGTTACGTGTTTAACGAACAAAATAGGACAAGAAGgtcaatgtaaacaatgtcatcATACACTGTGTTATTCCTACATTATATTGTACACAAATAAATTCACATAGCCTCATTATGATGCACACGGTTTTCCTTTTGCGCACGATCCGATTCGCCATGGGAGTGtacataatacaatattttgcaCGCGGCCTGTAGTTCTGATGTTGTTATATTGCACACGAAACGATCGTCTGCACACGGGTTTCCCATTTTCCCGTTTTATATAAATAGTGAGTCTTCAATACGTATCTCTTCACTTcactttacatatacatttctCGTCGGTTTAAGAAGGAATTTAATCTCGCTCAAAATGTCTGACGGTAagtttcttttgttttaatctGGATGTGtacttgtatttttttaaagaaagtaGATTCTAGAATATCTATATTATGTGGCTGCATgttgtttgaaatataattattgaaaaaaggaaattaacttcatttaaatgtatatatttttcaacTGAATTAATGTTCCCATCATTCTTTATAAAGATAAATGATTGCCAATAATATTGCTTATAGTCGGTATAATACTCCAGTGTAGGTCAGAAATAAATgccatcatttttttattagtgACAACAGAATCTGAATCAGTTATGGAATGATTTGGATTATTTTTACTAGTTGACTAATAATAAGAATATTAATGCTATGATTTTTCTAATTTGACAGTATCCCTTCCGCGTATTTTATTAGTAAAACGTATACCCATGTAAAACATTTTgagatgacgtcacgttatgtTCAAACATTAATTGAAAAATTTCTGATTTACAGGTGTCGCTATCTGTTCGATTGCTGATTGTGAGAACGGAACatgttgtgacgtcactgcttgCACCTGTGACGGAACTTGTCAATGTCCAAAATGTGGAGTTAAGTGTGGATGTTCATTTTCTGGTAAGTCAGTTTTAACCTATGAAAATTTCTGAAATCACTTCATTTAAATCTGTTCaggaaataaaatcaaatatcattTGTAAACAATGTTTTTCTTGCTCGTATTCTGCGAATTCAATGTAATatgttccatatatatatatataaatgtgatgtcgTAATATCAGCAGTCACTGTTTGattacattttgacattaaGTTACTGCGTTctcacaaaacaaaatttgaacaaaTACACTTCAAAG
This genomic window from Argopecten irradians isolate NY chromosome 4, Ai_NY, whole genome shotgun sequence contains:
- the LOC138320974 gene encoding metallothionein-like; translated protein: MSDGVAICSIADCENGTCCDVTACTCDGTCQCPKCGVKCGCSFSESCVCGISCTDYTNCKCPAGTCTCRPTKS